Proteins found in one Quercus robur chromosome 2, dhQueRobu3.1, whole genome shotgun sequence genomic segment:
- the LOC126715106 gene encoding probable WRKY transcription factor 72, translating to MDCMSKMPSSCGEAKEEKSFESTGNHENQEAGQGKSRREILLEMGNLNQSSPQYMASGNVKKENELESAKAEMGEVKEENKRLKMMLQQIEKDYQSLQLRFFDIIKQETPNNFTESSTPSHDETEEPELVSLCLGRSPTEPKKEEKASNPTKISTKDEEWKASLSLGWDSNKFQLSTEIVSDPSPETSLEETKQAEAGETWPPSKTLKTMRNGDDEVSQQTHVKRARVSVRARCDTPTLNDGCQWRKYGQKIAKGNPCPRAYYRCTVAPDCPVRKQVQRCAEDTSILITTYEGNHNHPLPVTATAMASTTSAAASMLLSSSSMSKPGLGSTAAAPVPNGLHFNPLDNSRAKQFYLPNSSSPLFPTVTLDLTTSPPSSSTPFNRLSSSFASNPRFPSTSLSFSSSQSNILPTAWGNGYPSFNSVPYNKTHTGGSLNMGKQFQEQQLSYQSYLEKYHQASSQETLTDNLAKAIASDASFRSMIAATISSMVGGRPTPGSNQGGGER from the exons ATGGATTGCATGTCAAAAATGCCTAGCTCTTGTGgtgaagctaaagaagaaaagagctTTGAATCTACTGGCAACCATGAGAATCAAGAGGCTGGACAG GGTAAAAGTAGAAGAGAAATATTGCTGGAGATGGGTAACTTGAACCAATCTTCACCACAATATATGGCCTCGGGAAATGTTAAAAAG GAGAATGAACTTGAATCTGCCAAAGCCGAAATGGGTGAggtgaaagaagaaaataaaagattaaaaatgatGTTACAGCAAATTGAAAAGGATTACCAGTCTCTTCAGCTGCGTTTCTTTGACATCATTAAACAAGAAACTCCCAACAACTTTACTGAGTCATCAACTCCCTCACATGATGAAACTGAAGAACCTGAACTAGTGTCTCTTTGCCTTGGAAGAAGTCCAACTGAGCctaagaaagaagagaaagctaGCAACCCTACCAAAATCAGTACCAAAGATGAGGAATGGAAGGCTAGCCTTTCACTTGGATGGGACTCTAATAAGTTTCAACTATCTACAGAGATTGTTTCTGATCCAAGCCCGGAGACAAGTTTGGAAGAAACTAAGCAAGCAGAAGCTGGAGAGACATGGCCACCAAGTAAGACTCTAAAGACAATGAGAAATGGAGATGATGAAGTTTCACAGCAAACACATGTGAAAAGAGCTAGGGTTTCTGTGAGAGCTAGATGTGACACTCCAACG CTGAATGATGGATGCCAATGGAGGAAATATGGACAGAAAATTGCCAAAGGAAACCCATGCCCTCGAGCTTACTATCGTTGCACAGTTGCACCAGATTGTCCAGTAAGAAAACAG GTGCAAAGATGTGCTGAGGATACTTCCATCTTGATCACCACCTATGAAGGAAATCACAACCACCCACTTCCAGTTACTGCCACTGCCATGGCTTCCACCACTTCCGCTGCCGCTTCGATGCTATTGTCTAGCTCTTCAATGTCTAAACCAGGCCTTGGCTCCACAGCTGCTGCTCCTGTACCTAATGGATTACATTTTAATCCCCTGGATAATTCAAgagcaaaacaattttacttgCCAAACTCTTCCTCACCCCTTTTCCCAACAGTCACTCTAGACCTCACTACCTCCCCACCCTCTTCATCCACTCCTTTTAATAGATTATCTTCAAGCTTTGCTTCAAACCCAAGATTTCCTTCAACAAGTCTAAGCTTCTCATCCTCACAATCCAACATTCTACCAACAGCTTGGGGCAATGGATACCCTAGTTTTAACTCAGTACCCtacaacaaaacccacactGGGGGGTCCTTAAATATGGGGAAACAATTCCAAGAGCAGCAGCTTTCCTACCAATCTTATTTGGAAAAGTACCACCAAGCTTCTTCTCAAGAGACTTTAACAGATAACCTAGCCAAGGCAATTGCATCGGACGCAAGTTTCCGATCCATGATTGCTGCCACAATTTCATCAATGGTAGGAGGTCGACCAACCCCAGGTAGTAACCAAGGTGGAGGGGAAAGATAA
- the LOC126715105 gene encoding translation factor GUF1 homolog, mitochondrial — protein sequence MGYLSRASKTLKSLKHFSLTHPFPSTFKANPLYTRLNNNNNNDHFGLSNGFCSHSRQNSKENCLDLSQYPTERIRNFSIIAHVDHGKSTLADRLLELTGTIKRGHGQPQYLDKLQVERERGITVKAQTATMFHKHNFHGTKISDAQDQPSFLLNLIDTPGHVDFSYEVSRSLAACQGALLVVDAAQGVQAQTVANFYLAFESNLTIIPVINKIDQPTADPDRVKAQLKSMFDLDPSDALLTSAKTGQGLEQVLPAVIERIPPPPGKSGSPLRMLLLDSYYDEYKGVICHVAVVDGVLRKGDKISSAATGQAYDVLDVGIMHPELTPTGVLHSGQVGYVVSGMRSTKEARVGDTLSHNRSTVEPLPGFKPAKHMVFSGVYPADGSDFEALNHAIERLTCNDASVSVTKESSTALGLGFRCGFLGLLHMDVFHQRLEQEYGAHVISTVPTVPYIFEYSDGSKVQVQNPAALPSNPKQRVTACWEPTVLATVIIPSEYVGPVITLCSERRGQQLEYSFIDSQRVFMKYRLPLREIVVDFYNELKSITSGYASFDYEDAEYQQSDLVKLDVLLNGQPVDAMATIVHNLKAQRVGRELVEKLKQFIDRQMFEITIQAAIGTKVIARETISAMRKNVLAKCYGGDVSRKKKLLEKQKEGKKRMKRVGSVDIPQEAFHELLKVS from the exons ATGGGTTATCTGAGCAGAGCTTCAaagaccttaaaatcactcaaACACTTCTCTCTCACACACCCATTTCCCTCTACATTCAAAGCCAACCCGCTATACACAAgacttaacaacaacaacaacaacgaccATTTTGGTTTGAGCAATGGCTTTTGCTCTCATTCTCGCCAAAACAGCAAAGAAAACTGCTTAGATTTGAGCCAGTACCCTACAGAAAGGATCAGGAATTTTTCCATTATCGCTCATGTTGATCATGGCAAGTCTACGCTTGCTGACAGGCTTTTGGAGCTCACTGGGACCATTAAGAGAGGCCATGGTCAGCCTCAGTACCTTGACAAGTTGCAG GTAGAAAGAGAGAGGGGAATTACAGTAAAGGCTCAGACAGCAACCATGTTCCACAAGCACAATTTTCATGGTACTAAAATAAGTGATGCACAAGATCAGCCAAGTTTTCTACTAAACCTGATTGACACACCTGGTCATGTGGATTTCAGTTATGAAGTATCACGATCCCTAGCAGCTTGCCAGGGTGCTCTTTTGGTTGTTGACGCTGCCCAAGGTGTTCAAGCCCAAACTGTTGCAAACTTTTATCTTGCTTTTGAATCTAACTTGACAATAATACCTGTCATAAATAAGATTGACCAGCCAACTGCCGATCCTGATCGTGTCAAAGCTCAACTAAAATCAATGTTTGATCTTGACCCTAGTGATGCTCTTTTAACATCGGCCAAAACAGGGCAGGGTCTGGAGCAAGTCCTTCCTGCAGTGATAGAGCGCATACCTCCTCCTCCCGGGAAGAGTGGTTCACCTTTGCGTATGCTTCTATTGGACTCATATTATGATGAATACAAAGGAGTAATATGCCATGTAGCAGTTGTTGATGGTGTGCTACGTAAGGGGGATAAGATTTCATCTGCAGCGACTGGCCAAGCTTATGATGTTTTAGATGTCGGGATTATGCATCCTGAACTCACCCCTACTGGAGTCCTACATTCTGGACAAGTGGGATATGTTGTGAGTGGCATGCGTTCAACCAAAGAGGCTCGTGTTGGAGACACACTTTCTCATAACCGAAGTACTGTAGAGCCCCTTCCAG GATTCAAGCCTGCAAAACATATGGTCTTCTCTGGAGTTTATCCAGCTGATGGATCTGATTTCGAAGCGCTTAATCATGCAATAGAGAGACTGACATGCAATGATGCTAGCGTCTCTGTTACTAAAGAGAGTAGCACTGCACTAGGTCTGGGTTTTAG GTGTGGTTTCTTAGGCTTACTTCACATGGATGTTTTCCATCAGCGTCTTGAACAG GAGTATGGAGCTCATGTTATTTCTACTGTTCCAACTGTTCCCTATATTTTTGAGTATTCTGATGGAAG CAAAGTTCAAGTACAGAATCCTGCTGCATTGCCCTCAAATCCCAAGCAACGTGTTACAGCTTGTTGGGAACCTACAGTATTAGCTACAGTTATCATTCCTAGTGA GTATGTGGGGCCTGTTATTACCCTATGCTCTGAGCGTAGAGGACAGCAGTTGGAATACTCATTCATTGATAG TCAGCGGGTATTTATGAAGTATCGCTTACCTTTGAGAGAGATCGTTGTTGACTTCTACAATGAATTGAAAAGTATAACATCAGGATATGCATCATTTGATTATGAGGATGCTGA ATATCAACAATCTGATCTGGTGAAGCTTGATGTCCTCTTGAATGGACAGCCAGTTGATGCAATGGCAACTATTGTTCATAACTTGAAGGCACAACGTGTTGGTCGTGAACTGGTGGAGAAACTGAAGCAGTTCATAGACAG GCAAATGTTTGAGATAACAATACAAGCTGCAATTGGAACGAAGGTCATTGCAAGGGAGAC GATTTCGGCTATGAGAAAAAATGTTCTCGCAAAGTGTTATGGTGGGGATGTTAGTAGAAAGAAGAAGTTGTTGGAGAAgcaaaaggaaggaaagaaGCGAATGAAGAGAGTTGGCTCTGTTGATATACCTCAGGAGGCATTTCATGAACTACTGAAGGTTTCATGA